The Microbacterium sp. LKL04 sequence CGTCAGCGCACGAGGCGTGCGCCCGAGAAGCGGGTGACGACGCCGGGATGCCGGGCGGGCATCGCCAGCACGGAGTCAGGCGCGCGATCCGCGAGACCCGGGAATCCGGCATCCGCCAGCAGGCCGTCGTCGAGTCGATCGAGCTCGGCGCGGACCAGCGGCCACGGCTCGTGCTCGTTCGCAGCCCAGATCGTGCGACCGAGGTGCCGCTCGTGGAAGCCCCAGCGCGCCGTGAGGAAGCGGCTCAGCTCGTCGTCGACGATCTCGTCGCCGGCCGTGACGCGGATGCGGGTGCGCACCCGATCTCCGAATCCCGGATGCCGTCGCGAGGCGTACTCGATCGCATCGCCGTCCGTCCGCGTCGCGGCTTTCGCCCAGCGGTAGGGCAGGCCGAACACGGCGCGCGCACCGAGGACGGGCAGGAGGTGTTCGGCCTCGAGGGTCTGGAAGACGACGCCGCGGCGACCGTCGGCATCCTTCGCGTACGTTCGGACGTTGATCTCGACGAACCGGCCGACGAAGGGGACCGGGGGCAGCGGCAGGAAGCGGAACTCGCTCAGGACGAACGGGATGAGGCCCACCCACGCCGACCCGTCGAACACGTCGGGCTCGGTCCCGGGCGGCAGGTGCGGTGTGATCAGCGCCGGATCGACCCGCCAGTGCAGGAAGCAGGCGCCGCTCCAGCGCTGCTGCAGCACCGCGCGACCCGGTAGGGCAGGCGCGGTGGCGTCCATCGGTCGGCTCAGCCGAACAGCAGCGTGAGGACGGTCGCGCCGCCGCCTACGAGGACCATCGCGATGATGACGGTCCACGCGACCACCTTGGTGCGGGCGCGCTTGCGCCCGACGAAGTCGGCGTATTCGGGGTCGTCGCTCACGCGGGGACCTCGTCGACGATCGCACCGAACGCGGCGGGGAGGGTCGCCTTCGAGACGCGGCGCAGCTCGCCGACCGGGAGCGTGAAGACGCCCTGGATCTCGAGGGCCGCCTGCTCGCCTTCCGGTGCGTCGTCGGTCACGCCGATGCGGAGCACGGGGTAGCCGCGCCCCTCGCAGAGGCCCCGGAACTTCACGTCCTCCTCGCGGGGAACCGACACGATGACTCGGCCGGTCGACTCGCTGAACAGGGCGGTCGCGGCATCCACACCGTCGCGCTCCATGATCTCGCGCAGCCACACGCGGGCGCCGACGCCGAACCGCGTCGTCGCCTCGGCGAGAGCCTGAGCGAGGCCACCGGCCGACAGGTCGTGGGCGCTCGAGACGAGCATCTCGTCACGGGCTGCCTGCAGCAGACCCGCGAGGGTCTTCTCGCCGGCGAGGTCGACCTTGGGCGGGCGACCGCCGAGGTGGTCGTGGATCGTGTCGGCCCAGGCCGAGCCGTCGAGCTCGGTCGAGGTCGTGCCGAGCAGGTAGATGTTCTCGCCGGCATCCTGCCAACCGCTGGGGATGCGGCGCGACACGTCGTCCATGATGCCGAGCACGCCCACGACGGGCGTCGGGAAGATGGGCTGGTCGCCGGTCTGGTTGTAGAAGCTGACGTTTCCGCCGGTGACGGGCACGCCGAGCTCGAAGCAGGCGTCGGCGAGACCGTCGACGGTCTGCCCGAACTGCCACATGACCTCGGGGTTCTCGGGGCTGCCGAAATTGAGGCAGTCGGTGACGGCGGTGGGCTCGGCACCCGTGACGGCGACGTTGCGGTACGCCTCGGCGAGGGCGAGCTGCGCACCGGCGTACGGGTCGAGCTGGCAGTAGCGGCCGTTGCAGTCGGTCGCTATCGCGAAGCCGAGGCCCGACTCCTCGTCGACGCGGATCATGCCGGCGTCGTCGGGGAAGCTGAGGGCCGTGTTGCCCATGACGTAGTAGTCGTACTGGTTGGTGACCCAGGACGTGTCGGCGAGGTTCGGGCTGCCGAGGAGCTTCACGAACTGCTCGCGCAGCACCTCGGGATCGTCGCTCCGCTCGAGGGCGGCGGCGGAGTCCTCGCGGAGCGCGTCGATCCAGGTCGGGTAAGCGACGGGGCGCTCGTAGACGGGGCCGTCGACCGCGACCGTCGAGGGGTCGACGTCGACGATCTGCTCGCCGTGCCAGAAGATCTGCAGGCGGCCGTCACCGGTGACCTCGCCGAGGACGCTTGTCTCGACATCCCACTTCTGGACGACGGCGAGGAACGCGTCGAGCTTCTCGGGAGCGACGATCGCCATCATGCGCTCCTGGCTCTCGCTCATGAGGATCTCCTCGGGCGTGAGCGACGGGTCGCGCAGCAGCACCTTCTCGAGGTCGACCTTCATGCCCGAGCCGCCGTTGGCGGCGAGCTCGCTCGTCGCGCACGAGATGCCGGCGGCGCCGAGGTCCTGGATCGCCTCGACGAGCTCGCCCTGGTACAGCTCGAGACAGCACTCGATGAGCACCTTCTCGGCGAACGGGTCGCCGACCTGCACGGCGGGACGCTTGGTGGGGCCGCCGTCGGCGAAGGTATCGGACGCCAGGATGGATGCCCCGCCGATGCCGTCACCGCCGGTGCGGGCGCCGAACAGCACGACCTTGTTGCCGGCGCCGGTGGCGTTGGCGAGCTTGATGTCCTCGTGGCGGAGGACGCCGACCGCGAGCGCGTTGACGAGCGGGTTGCCCTGGTAGACCTTATCGAAGACGGTCTCGCCGCCGATGTTGGGGAGGCCGAGGCAGTTGGCGTAGAAGCTGATGCCGCTGACGACGCCGTGCACGACGCGCGCCGTGTCGGGGTCGTCGATGTCGCCGAAGCGGAGTTGGTCCATGACCGCGACGGGGCGCGCGCCCATCGAGATGATGTCGCGGACGATGCCGCCGACGCCGGTCGCGGCGCCCTGGAAGGGCTCGATGTAGCTCGGGTGGTTGTGAGACTCGACCTTGAAGGTGACGGCCCAGCCCTCGCCCACGTCGACGACGCCGGCGTTCTGGCCCATGCCGACCATGAGCCGTTCCTTCATCTCGTCCGAGACCTTGTCGCCGAAGCGACGGAGGTAGATCTTCGAGGACTTGTAGGAGCAGTGCTCGCTCCACATGACGGAGTACATCGCCAGCTCGCCGGAGGTGGGGCGGCGGCCGAGGATCTCGCGGATCTTGTCGTACTCGTCGGGCTTCAGGCCGAGGGCGCCGTACGGCTGCTCCCGCTCCGGCGTGGCGATGGCGTTCTCGACGGTGTCTGCGACTGGGGTGCTCACGCGGCTGGGCTCCAAGACTCGGGATGCCGGGGGACGCCCCCATCCTATCGGCGGGGCACCGGCATCCCGTCGTGTCTGCGGGGGCCCG is a genomic window containing:
- a CDS encoding YqjF family protein, which translates into the protein MDATAPALPGRAVLQQRWSGACFLHWRVDPALITPHLPPGTEPDVFDGSAWVGLIPFVLSEFRFLPLPPVPFVGRFVEINVRTYAKDADGRRGVVFQTLEAEHLLPVLGARAVFGLPYRWAKAATRTDGDAIEYASRRHPGFGDRVRTRIRVTAGDEIVDDELSRFLTARWGFHERHLGRTIWAANEHEPWPLVRAELDRLDDGLLADAGFPGLADRAPDSVLAMPARHPGVVTRFSGARLVR
- the purL gene encoding phosphoribosylformylglycinamidine synthase subunit PurL → MSTPVADTVENAIATPEREQPYGALGLKPDEYDKIREILGRRPTSGELAMYSVMWSEHCSYKSSKIYLRRFGDKVSDEMKERLMVGMGQNAGVVDVGEGWAVTFKVESHNHPSYIEPFQGAATGVGGIVRDIISMGARPVAVMDQLRFGDIDDPDTARVVHGVVSGISFYANCLGLPNIGGETVFDKVYQGNPLVNALAVGVLRHEDIKLANATGAGNKVVLFGARTGGDGIGGASILASDTFADGGPTKRPAVQVGDPFAEKVLIECCLELYQGELVEAIQDLGAAGISCATSELAANGGSGMKVDLEKVLLRDPSLTPEEILMSESQERMMAIVAPEKLDAFLAVVQKWDVETSVLGEVTGDGRLQIFWHGEQIVDVDPSTVAVDGPVYERPVAYPTWIDALREDSAAALERSDDPEVLREQFVKLLGSPNLADTSWVTNQYDYYVMGNTALSFPDDAGMIRVDEESGLGFAIATDCNGRYCQLDPYAGAQLALAEAYRNVAVTGAEPTAVTDCLNFGSPENPEVMWQFGQTVDGLADACFELGVPVTGGNVSFYNQTGDQPIFPTPVVGVLGIMDDVSRRIPSGWQDAGENIYLLGTTSTELDGSAWADTIHDHLGGRPPKVDLAGEKTLAGLLQAARDEMLVSSAHDLSAGGLAQALAEATTRFGVGARVWLREIMERDGVDAATALFSESTGRVIVSVPREEDVKFRGLCEGRGYPVLRIGVTDDAPEGEQAALEIQGVFTLPVGELRRVSKATLPAAFGAIVDEVPA